In a single window of the Amycolatopsis sp. cg5 genome:
- a CDS encoding RNA polymerase sigma factor: MAAARTATRSGTKTTSAAGESAEEATEAKPAARKPAAGAKKAPAKKAPAKKTGKDDAKGDPDGPGELDEADLESPDLSDLEEVEVDVIDESVNDEPEEADSDDDGEEEAEPAARGKRTAATSTAQKDVKAGDNPDFVWDEEESEALRQARKDAELTASADSVRAYLKQIGKVALLNAEEEVELAKRIEAGLYAAERVRNAEEEGEKLATQMRRDLKWIVRDGERAKNHLLEANLRLVVSLAKRYTGRGMAFLDLIQEGNLGLIRAVEKFDYTKGYKFSTYATWWIRQAITRAMADQARTIRIPVHMVEVINKLGRIQRELLQDLGREPTPEELAKEMDISPEKVLEIQQYAREPISLDQTIGDEGDSQLGDFIEDSEAVVAVDAVSFTLLQDQLQSVLQTLSEREAGVVRLRFGLTDGQPRTLDEIGQVYGVTRERIRQIESKTMSKLRHPSRSQVLRDYLD, from the coding sequence GTGGCAGCCGCAAGAACCGCAACCCGAAGCGGTACGAAGACAACGAGCGCCGCCGGCGAATCCGCTGAGGAGGCCACCGAGGCCAAGCCTGCGGCGCGCAAACCCGCCGCGGGCGCGAAGAAGGCACCTGCCAAGAAGGCTCCCGCCAAGAAGACCGGCAAGGACGACGCCAAGGGCGATCCCGACGGTCCCGGCGAGCTCGACGAAGCCGACCTCGAGTCCCCGGATCTGTCGGATCTGGAGGAGGTCGAGGTCGACGTCATCGACGAGTCGGTGAACGACGAGCCCGAAGAGGCCGACTCCGACGACGACGGCGAGGAAGAGGCCGAACCGGCCGCCCGTGGCAAGCGCACGGCGGCCACCTCCACGGCTCAGAAGGACGTCAAGGCGGGCGACAACCCCGACTTCGTCTGGGACGAGGAGGAGTCGGAGGCCCTGCGCCAGGCGCGCAAGGACGCCGAGCTCACCGCCTCGGCCGACTCGGTCCGCGCGTACCTGAAGCAGATCGGCAAGGTCGCGCTGCTCAACGCCGAGGAGGAGGTGGAGCTCGCCAAGCGCATCGAGGCCGGGCTCTACGCCGCCGAGCGCGTGCGCAACGCCGAGGAGGAGGGCGAGAAGCTCGCCACCCAGATGCGCCGCGATCTCAAGTGGATCGTGCGTGACGGTGAGCGTGCCAAGAACCACCTGCTCGAGGCGAACCTCCGGCTCGTGGTCTCGCTGGCCAAGCGCTACACCGGCCGCGGCATGGCGTTCCTGGACCTGATCCAGGAGGGCAACCTCGGCCTGATCCGCGCGGTGGAGAAGTTCGACTACACCAAGGGCTACAAGTTCTCCACGTACGCCACCTGGTGGATCCGTCAGGCGATCACCCGCGCGATGGCCGACCAGGCCCGCACCATCCGTATCCCGGTGCACATGGTCGAGGTCATCAACAAGCTCGGCCGCATCCAGCGTGAGCTCCTGCAGGACCTCGGCCGCGAGCCGACGCCCGAAGAGCTCGCCAAGGAAATGGACATCTCCCCGGAGAAGGTCCTGGAGATCCAGCAGTACGCCCGTGAGCCGATCTCGCTCGACCAGACGATCGGCGACGAGGGCGACTCGCAGCTCGGTGACTTCATCGAGGACTCCGAGGCGGTCGTCGCGGTCGACGCGGTGTCGTTCACGCTGCTGCAGGACCAGCTCCAGTCGGTGCTGCAGACGCTGTCCGAGCGTGAGGCGGGCGTGGTCCGGCTGCGCTTCGGCCTCACCGACGGCCAGCCGCGCACGCTCGACGAGATCGGCCAGGTGTACGGGGTCACCCGTGAGCGCATCCGGCAGATCGAGTCGAAGACGATGTCCAAGCTGCGTCACCCGTCGCGTTCGCAGGTGCTGCGCGACTATCTCGACTAA
- a CDS encoding inositol monophosphatase, which produces MSVVGVDERALKDIAELVAGDAAELVLSAWKGIQQGRSVEVGTKSADTDVVTAVDHESERFVRARLAELRPSDAVLGEEAGGTAGEGVTWVIDPIDGTVNFLYGLPWFAVSLAAQVDGVSVAGAVVEPVSGRRWTAARGHGSYLDGRRLAVTGPSRLDLTLLGTGFAYRQERRVRQARFAADMLGRVRDIRRPGAASLELCSVAAGWTDAYIEHGLGRWDWAAGALVASEAGAFVSLPGDDVALGADATYAAAPSIAPALRDAMVEAGAGSV; this is translated from the coding sequence ATGTCCGTCGTGGGAGTTGACGAGCGTGCTTTGAAAGATATCGCCGAACTGGTCGCGGGTGACGCCGCTGAGCTGGTTCTCAGTGCTTGGAAGGGGATCCAGCAGGGCAGATCGGTCGAGGTCGGCACCAAATCGGCCGACACCGACGTGGTGACGGCGGTCGACCACGAGTCCGAGCGCTTCGTCCGCGCCAGGCTCGCGGAACTGCGGCCGTCGGACGCGGTGCTCGGCGAGGAGGCGGGCGGCACGGCGGGGGAAGGGGTCACCTGGGTCATCGACCCGATCGACGGCACGGTCAACTTCCTCTACGGCCTCCCGTGGTTCGCGGTCTCGCTCGCGGCGCAGGTCGACGGCGTGTCGGTGGCGGGCGCGGTGGTCGAGCCGGTCAGCGGACGGCGCTGGACGGCCGCCCGCGGCCACGGCTCGTACCTCGACGGACGCCGGCTCGCCGTCACCGGCCCATCCCGGCTCGACCTGACACTGCTGGGCACCGGCTTCGCGTACCGGCAGGAGCGCCGGGTCCGGCAGGCGCGGTTCGCGGCCGACATGCTCGGCCGGGTGCGCGACATCCGGCGCCCCGGCGCGGCCTCGCTGGAACTGTGCTCGGTCGCGGCAGGCTGGACCGACGCCTACATCGAGCACGGCCTCGGCCGGTGGGACTGGGCCGCGGGCGCGCTGGTCGCCTCGGAGGCGGGCGCCTTCGTCAGCCTGCCGGGCGACGACGTCGCGCTGGGTGCTGACGCCACCTACGCGGCGGCGCCGTCGATCGCGCCCGCCCTGCGCGACGCCATGGTCGAAGCGGGCGCCGGGTCGGTCTGA
- the ppgK gene encoding polyphosphate--glucose phosphotransferase, with product MTATRGFGIDIGGSGIKGALVDLEKGALIGDRLRIDTPKPSTPEAVADVVAEVVGHFGWDGPVGVTLPSVVKKGIALTAANIDKKWVGTDADALFAKRLGRGVEDVAMINDADAAGIAEIRFGDPVTRHGVVALLTFGTGIGSAVFHDGKLVPNTEFGHLEVDGHDAEKKAAASVKDNEGLSYPQWAKRVERYLSVLENLISPDLFIVGGGVSKKAEKWVPLLDIRTKVIAASLQNNAGIVGAAAAAAEGIEH from the coding sequence GTGACCGCTACCCGGGGTTTCGGCATCGACATCGGCGGCAGCGGGATCAAGGGCGCCCTGGTCGACTTGGAGAAGGGCGCGCTGATCGGGGACCGCCTCCGCATCGACACGCCCAAGCCGTCGACCCCGGAGGCCGTCGCGGACGTCGTCGCCGAAGTGGTCGGCCACTTCGGCTGGGACGGTCCCGTCGGCGTCACGCTGCCGTCGGTCGTCAAGAAGGGCATCGCGCTGACCGCCGCGAACATCGACAAGAAGTGGGTCGGCACCGACGCCGACGCGCTGTTCGCGAAGCGGCTCGGCCGCGGCGTCGAGGACGTCGCGATGATCAACGACGCCGACGCGGCCGGCATCGCGGAGATCAGGTTCGGCGACCCGGTGACCCGCCACGGCGTGGTCGCGCTGCTGACCTTCGGCACCGGCATCGGCAGCGCCGTCTTCCACGACGGCAAGCTCGTGCCGAACACCGAGTTCGGCCATCTCGAGGTCGACGGTCACGATGCGGAGAAGAAAGCGGCCGCGTCGGTCAAGGACAACGAGGGCCTCTCGTACCCGCAGTGGGCGAAACGCGTCGAGCGCTACCTGTCCGTGCTGGAGAACCTGATCTCGCCCGATCTGTTCATCGTCGGCGGCGGGGTCAGCAAGAAGGCCGAGAAATGGGTGCCGCTGCTGGACATCCGCACCAAGGTCATCGCGGCGTCGCTGCAGAACAACGCGGGCATCGTGGGCGCGGCGGCGGCCGCCGCGGAGGGCATCGAACACTGA